The Monodelphis domestica isolate mMonDom1 chromosome 5, mMonDom1.pri, whole genome shotgun sequence DNA segment CTGCAGTGCTGAAGAGCGTCCCCTTCACAGCCCGCACGGCCAAGCGGGGCTCACGCTTCTTCTGCGATGCAGCCCATCATGATGAGTCAAACTGTTAGCCCCAAGGCTGGGAGCCCCTGACAGGTACCGGGCACCTAAGCTGCCCACCTCTGCATGACCGTCCCTGGAGGTGTCTGCTGCATGGCTCAGATCCATTCTGCTGGCCCAAGGCTGTTAAGGTCGCTCCGTGCCCTGGGCACCACTTCCCCCTGCATGCTTCCTTAGGGCTGGGCCCCTCTTCTACCAGGCCTTTTGTGGTGCCTTTAAAATCCAGGTGAAAAGGGTCTGAGTTCAAGGGCTCCTTGGTCAGAGGCAAGCATTGTTACGTTGATGTTGGGGGCACAGGGGAGCTAGAGACCCATGGTTTAACAGGCTAGGCTTGATCCTAACTGGGAGAGCACTTCCTGTCAAGCTCCTTGGCATCTTAACTGTAAACATCCATTAGCAGTCGGCCTATGGTCCTCTTGATGCCACTTCTGTCTAAATCGACTCTGGCCTGGCTTGGCCAGCCTGGTCTGCCTAGCAAGGGGACAGCAGCCTCTGAGCCCTGTTGGGGTCTACTTGTCTGTCGGGGAACAACCTGCATGCTTTTGAAGATGGCGCTTCTTTGCCTAGGCCACCTTGGTAAGATTCTTCTCTCCATCCGCAGGCCTGCACCACTGGGCCTGGAGCTGTGCCCCGGCCCGAGCCCCAGGCCCCCACTGAGGCACCAATCACAGAGAAGGAAGCACTTCAGGCCCTCAAGCTCATCTCTACAAGTTGAAGGGGTTTGATTTGGAGCCTTGGAACTGGCAGTGACCCCCAAGCTGGGGCTGCCACCTGTATCCCCTCTTCCTGTTCCCATCCTGAGCCTCGAGACTGGCTTCCCATTGGCTTCTGGTTCAGAAGGGGTGACAGCGGGGGAACCAGATTCTCCAGGCCAATTCCCTGCCCAGGACGCATTGTCTTTTACTGCACTTTGCTCTTAAGGCCTCTAACCACCTCCCCTGCTAGGGCATTCTTAATCCCTTCAAGGCAGCTCAGCCCCTTGTTCGGAGTGGGCACGGCCCCTAGCAGGACCAGGATGGAGATGTTGGCTTTAGCACTTCTTGAGAGCTTAGGCCTGGCCCTAGGCCTCAACCCAAGGGCACGAGAAAGAAGGAACAAGAGTAATGGCTAGATCCaaggtggaggaagggagagacaaagcCCAGGGCCTGAGCCAAAGGGGAGAAAAGTCCTCCAGTTACTTTCTTTTTAGAACCTTGGGTTTCCATGGCTGACAGAGCACGGGGGACCAAGGACGACATTCCTGCGGCCAGTGCTCAAGACCCTATCGTGCTAATAAGCAGGGTGGGTTGTTAGGCCAACTTCTGGGCTCTTCAGTATTGATGATGGAGTCTTTCCTGCTTGTTCACATCTAGTCACTGCCTGGCCTCTGAGTGGAGACCAAGGACAAACAgagctggggaaggaagaaaTCACTGGGATTGCCCGATTGGTTGAAAGTAAAAAACCAGCAGGCCAGGCACTGGTGTGGACTAGACACTGCTAATTCAGATCAGCACCTGCTCAGCAACTCAATAGTCTTGAGAGCTGCCCTAGAGGCCctgagaaggtaaatgacttgtcagggtcacacagccagtaaatggcAGACGAAGGACTTGCCGCACTGCTTCTGTAAGCGAAGAAAAACACCACGAGAGCCCCCCACTGCTTTACCAGGGCAGGGCTTTTTACTTGAGCCAAAGATCTCCTACTTGTCCTTCTAGCTCCCCCTATTTTTCTATCCCCTGGAAGGGAATGTAAGTTGTCCCTCCTGTTTTGTATATGGAATCCCATCCCTCCTTGTCTTGTGTGTCCGCGTGTATTTATCTCTTATCTATCTACATGCTCCCTCAATGCTAACAACAGCTTAGAGCATCACTGTGTCTGGATTCTTTCCCCTTGGGGTCATGGTGGGCCTAGGGATGTGGGGTTAGGGACAGCACATCCAGATTCCTTGGTGCATAAACTTCTTCTTGCTCAGCACAAAATAAGTGGGAACAGGCGAGACAGTTAGCAGTAAGGCCCGAGGGCTGTGGGTGGCTGACTCCCCAGAGCTTCTTGGAAGGAGGAGACAGAGGGTTTGCAAACAAGCACACGGTAGGTTGGTCCATGATGTGTTACTCCCCTCTGCTGGCTGTAGAGGGTATGGCATCCAGTGAGTCTGTGGGTCCCATTTTAGACTTTTGCCACggaaaccctctcttcctctcccctgccACCGCGCCTCAACCATTTAAAGACAGGAGTCTGAAGCcatgttataaatattatcattattaataattaaaaaaaaacactgagttcccaggttggagagaggaagaggtagTGCCATTGGGCCAGGGTAGGAGGGGTAGGGGCAGAGAGCTACTTTGAATGGCCTAGAatgcctccctcctcccccccattcCCAACTGGCTCAGTGCCCATTGGCAGAATGCACTTCTCTCACACTGTGACCCTTCCTAAGGACAAGAGGTAATGACAAGTAGTAGTGGCACAACTCTCCCTGCCATACCTCCTCACTCTCATATCGGCGCTGCCTAACCCCATTGGGCTTGGACAAGGGAGCAGGGATTGGGATGCTGGGGATTATATTGGATGCCCAAGATATGGGAGGCCTCTGAAGAGCAGCTGGGGCAACCTTGTAGTGCTGATGATGGCATTTGGAGGGGTTTTGCCAAAAAGGAACAGGGTGCTTTGGGGCAATGGACATTGACCAGACTAAGGAAGGAGTCCTGGGTTAGGGAGCTTGGCTAACAAGGGTGATGCTAGGAACACAGGCCTCACACATTCCCACAAGGGGAGAGTATCAGGGTCATTGCTGATCGTCCAGCTGCTGCAGAAGTGTCCGGCGGCGCCGTTCCAGTTCCCCTTCACTCAGCTCACTCTCTGATGTATCCCAGCCTGTCTGTAAGGGCAAAGGCACTGACTGACCAGTGACCCTGAGCTGTTAGGGCATGAGCTGAGCCCAAGCAGAGAAAGCACTGTGTGCTGCAAAGCCCTGACAAGGGATCCCTCCCCCTCACCTTCTCTTTCTTAAGTCCGAGGCCAGGGGACCGATTCCGGGGCTCTGGCCTCCGGGGCTCCCTCTCCTTGTCCCGTTCTCgttctttctcttccatttccttgcctcctttctctttctctcgtTCTATTTCACTCTCAGGACTGTTCTGCAAAACCATACCATATAACTGCTTAGCTCCTAGCAAGGATGGCAAGGAGGCCCACAGAGAAGACAGAGATGGGAATGGTAGTCTGGTTCAAGGGGGAGGAGCCAGAGGCACAAAGGAATTCTTCCTTTCCAGTCAAAGGACCTGAGAACCACTGCCCCTGAGCCTGCAGCACCCCTTCCCCATTTACCGACTTGTGCCTCTTCTTCTTGCCTTTCTTCTTCGGCTTCTTAGACTTCCGGAAGCCATGATCTAGATTTGGAAGAGGGTGCCTCAGTATCCCCAACCTCTCTTAGGGAGGACAGGTCTAGCTCCAGGCCATCTCAGCCTTTTCCCTTGCTGCCAAGAAGAATGTCCCTACAGCCATTCCAAAGAGATGGATCTCTCCaattctaaaatgtttttaagtgaGGTCTGGAGCCTTTAGCCTCTCTGACtcccatttctccttttttttaacccagacTAAAATTGTAAAGTTTCCTTCTGCATTCTCACTTCAGATTCTCCTGGGCAGTTTTGGGCAGTTTTGGCCCATCCTCCCTTTTCAACACTCAGTAATAACAAACCCGTATTTGTGTGGTGTCTTAAGGTTTACCAAGTGCTTGCTCCGCCTTCCAGGGAGCTAAAACCCTGGGCCTTTTCCCCTGAACGAATCCCACAGAAAGGAACCTGCTATCGATTCCCTCCTCCAGCTTTCTCTTCCACTGACAAACACCTTTTTGAttcccccttttattttataCAGCTATTCCTAGGGTCTCTAGTCCCCCACAGTAGGCTCTATTAAGTGACTTTGCCTGATCCAAGAGCAGGGCGGCTGGAAGGAGAGCCCCGGCTCCCGAAGGGCCCACCCCCACTCTCAGCTGAATCCAGGGAAGATGAGGGCTCTGAGCCTGACTCGGAGGGATTCCATTTTCTGCGTTTGGAAGGCCGAAGAAGAGGCGGCTGCTCATCATCCTCAGATTCAGAACCCTGgagagagatgagggagggaAAAAGCCCTTAGAACCAAAGGAATTCTCCCCAAAGCCTGAGGCAAGACACAAGACACAAATGGGTGGAGAAAGAATCTCTGTCCCGCTGTTTAAAGAACCCTATTCCACCCATACATATTTGCTAATAACTCACCGAGGGTGAATGGGATCGCTTTCGATGATGTTTCTTGCCCTTTTTGCCATGTTTTCTGCCTTTGATGTGAAAGTGCTGGCACTCACTCtgatggggaaggaggaagaaggaagaagctcCAGAAACACCTCTTCTTTGCCTCACAATGACCTTTTGGCCTCATTCACATACAGTACGTGCCCACCCATCTTTTTGTTCCCAGAAAGGTTTTAAGGAGAAGTTACTCAGGATAGTCTGAAGAGTCAAGGTAGGGGCAGAGCCaaagaaccagagaaagaaaacaggcAATGCTTTCCACCTCCCGCACCTGTAAGAACTCTCGGAAGAGACGTATTCGCTCAGATTCCAGTGTGATCTGTTCAAAGGCAGAGTCACACACGAAGCGCTCTCGAACCTTGTTGGAGGAAACAGCCGATGAGCATGTGAAGGAAAGCACAGAAGGTCAGGATCAAGCAAAGCACGGAGGAGACACAGACCAGGGGCAAGCCTAGGCCCTGGGTTAAGGGGGTTCTGGGGACCACATTGAAGAGCTCTGGGGcaagaagaaatcttagaaaccACACAGTGCAGCCTCATGGGAAGTCTGGTATCCATCTGATGTTCTCACCTCTTCCCAGCTAGTGCCAGGCTCCAGGGCAGGGGCAGCTTGCCTCAGCATGCTCCGAAAGGCAGCTTCCCTACGTCGAAGCCTCCgggcttcttccttctccctctcccgtTCTCGTGCCTCTGCTTTCTCCAGGAGCTGAATGGGTGAAAGATACCGAGGAGGATCACTTAAGACTCCCAGCTCAGGGAAGCCTGGAGGAGCAGGTGGAAGCATTCGCTGggtggagaaaaaggaagggcaGCAAGCTGGGTATGGGAAAAGGGGTGACCAGTATAAGGCAGGGTTTCCTTTCCCATGTATCACAATTCAGGAGGGGGAACTTGAGGGGCCTGGGCTCACCTCTGGGAATCTGGGCTTCTCCCACTTCCTCAAGCTACTGGGTACCATAAGCCCTGAAATGCAGCTGCCTCAAGGATGAATATACAAGAATGGGCAATAGGAAGGAAGAGGACTAGAAAGTATTTGACAATTGTGCCCGGAGAAAACAACTCTTTCTCGTATATTTCAGATCCTAATTCACTTCAACTGTCCTCTCCTGACCCCCATTCTGCCCCTGTCCCAACCCTGCCCCCTCACGCTGTTGAAGGTCAGCTTGATATTTCCAGCATCCAGTGCAGCAGCCCTCTTGTCAAAGCTGATGACATGTGCAAAGTCCTCAAAGGCTGTGTTCACTTCTACACTGAAACCCCGGTCCTAGAGAGGAAGCAGACAGAGGAGGCAGAGGGCACGATGGCTTTCTGACATGCTGCTCTGAGGCTGACCAAAGGCTTCTGAGAAGTCTCCTGTCCTCCAAAATACTGCCCTTGCCCAATTTCTGAAATCCCCCAATCTTTAATCCTCTGTCCCCCTGCCAACAACAACCAGTTCTTTACGGTTTACTTCACAGCTTAGACCTGGGTCCCAGGCCCCCCTCACCTTAAGGATATCCTTAATGATCTTCTTCTCATCATGAAATCTGGCCTTCAGATCTTCTACATAAAACTTGAAGAGATCCAGAGGGGTGGAGCCTGCAGAAGAGGCAAGGAGGAGGGGGGACCTGGCTGGTGGCACCTTCCTGAGGTCTAGGGAATGAAGTCACGGGCAGGGCAAGGGAGAGGTGATGCAGAGAACCGGTCAGGGGCAGGGAGCCGGGGAGGGAAAGCCCGGCTGCCTTACCCGGCTGGCCCAGCATGTTGGCAAAGCGGGCATCGGTGCTGACCGCTGGGTACAGCTCCATCCAGGTAGACATGGAGTGCAGCTGCCCTGTCTCGTGCAGCTCGTCCAGGAAGGTCTGAGCGGGGAAAGGCCAGTTATGgggacagggacagagaaagagatgaggaggttgggagagaaatggagatagagacagagacaaggggGGAGAAGATGGAAAAATGGGTAGAGAAAGAAAGGGTACCTAGATGGTGAAATAATGCAGAGGTAGAAAAAGAATTAGAGGAATGGAAATCCAAAACataaggaaacagaaagaaaagggaacaaaGATAGAAACCTGTCTGAACCTCACACACCCCCACCTTGCCACCCCAGGGATCAAGAACCTGGCCCATCAAAGACTCCCCAACTCCCTCATACCCAAGCCCATGCTCATGTGGTGCTCTCTGCTGGTACTCTGGCAGTACATGGACCCAGCCCCCCAAGACAGCAAGAGCAAGGTTAGGGGGTTCAGTGGGACCCAAAGAGCAGAAAAGGGAGCTGAGCGGGAAGCAAAGCACTGGCTTGAGGGTTCCCAGGGGCCAGATCTAGGGTCCATGCCCATGGTGAGGCCAAAAGTGCTACCTGGAAGGCTTCTCTGTTCTTGCGATGCTGGCGCCGTTCCCGAAGTCGGGCCCGCTCTcgctcttcctcttcctctcgcTCCAGTGCTCGGATGTGCTCCTCAAAGCAGATCAGCGCATCCTCCTTGTCCATGTCTGCCCGCAGGGAGCAGGCTCAGCAGACATTGCAGGGAGGTAGAGGGCCCCCTCTTAGAACCCAACACCCCCAGCACTACAGAATGCTTTCCCCACTGTTTCCCCAGGGCACccggggagaggagggggagtgAGACCCCAATAGGTGGTAGTGACAATAGGGTAGAGTCTGGTGGGAAAGGCCTTTGGGATGGAGGATTTGGGAAGGAACTGTTAAACATGGGGAAAAAAGTCCAGGGATTTGACTATAAGGGTTTAGAGTGAAACAGTAATAGCAGTGACTGAAGGGGCTTCACGTCAATTAGTAGGACTTCTATGGAACTGCTTTTAATAAAGCTTTGCCTCTCCAGAAGGTGGTACTTCTCAAATCATCAGATTTACCAACAGCAGTTTGTATTAGATGTGGCCAATAGGGTCCATATTGTTATGCCAAGTTAAGATTATATTCATCTGAGCTACAAAAGCCATCAtcattcaagtcttcttgaatgTCCCAGCCTAAGGCTCTTCCTACTAGGCCACAGTGCCTCCAAGGCCATAGTGGATCTCAGTGGAAGGGAGAGGGATGTCTCAGGGTGTCTTGAAAAGAGTCTGGAAGCCCTAGAGTCCAGGCAAGTACAGGGGAATCTCAGAGGGGCTGAGGGCACTAGGGATGTGGAGGGTGTTGGGAGTCCCAGGAAGTTCAGGCTCTTAGGGACACCTGAGAAGTCCAAGATAAATCTAAGAGGTTCGAGGGAAAGAGGATCATGTGGGTTCCAGGGGTCCCAGGAGGtccttggggaagggaaagggtatGGAGGGGTGTCGAGGCCCTGGGCTCACTCTGCAGCTGGTGGTCCTGGGCAAAGCTGGGGTTGTCCATGAGGTGCTGTTGAGCTTGGGACCAGGTAGTTTGGAAGCTGACACTGCTCATTCCATCCAGGATGCTCTTTAGTGCCTGGATATTGCGACGACGCAGTTGTTTAGCCTGCTCCTGAGATGGTGAAAGAGGAGGGAATGGGAAATGTAGAGAGAAATCTTAGATGGAGAGATGGGGAGTCAAGGCTCTATTTATGGGTTGGGGGCCAGAAGACAGGGATAcagaacaatttatttttttaagatggttagcaggcttagaatcagaaaggagAGGAACAACAAAGAATTTGATAGATTACTGAGAGAAATTCATGAGCTGGAGGCCAAATGAGCAGCTACTATTTGAACTTGGGAACTAAATGAGAAACAAAGGGACTGAAGAAGGACCAGGGTAATTGGAGAGAAAGGGTGTGGGAAGGACCTCAGCAGATGAATGTTACCTTCTCCTTTTTGGCGAGGAAGAAAAGGACATCATCATAAATTTCTTTACGGTCCCGCTCGGGTACTACTGCCCAAACTTCTAGTTCCCCAAATGTTTGTTCAGCTCGCCTAGGGTTACACAAATAGATTATGAAGGAAGATGGTGGAGGGTGCTGTCTTCTGGCCACAGTGTGTTCTAGACACAGTTTGTGTCCTCAGACCCCTGAACCCTCACCGGTATCTTGTGGTAGAGCTCATTCGGTCATGCTGTTCCAGAAAGTGCTGGAGGGTCTGCTTGGCCTCTTTGGCCCTCAAGCGggcctcttccttttcttctttctcccgcTGTGCTTTGTAGGCATTGAACGCCTGCTTTTTCTCACTTAGTTTTGGCAGGGCACTGGGATGGAGAAGACCCTTGGGTCAGGGTGAGTCTGCCCTAACCACTGGCACTTCATCTCAGAACACACTGGGAATCAGCCCAAGAAATCAACCAGGAGTATGTGTGAGCACAGCAATGGCCGTGAGGAGGAAGGGGGCATGGAAAGGGCTGGGACGCCGAGTGCAGGGATGAGAAAAGTTTCTTTACTCTGACCCAGGTCTAATTCCATGCCTATTCATTTCAGCAGTGTCTCATCACTGATGAGCCTTTGCCAGGTCCAATTTCTCTCAGTCCCCCCCATCTCTGAAcaccatctcccatctctgaacaCTCCTTTTCACTGTCATCACTTGTGTGTCTCATCTTTTctacttccctccccctctccccccatatCCCTGAAAGGATCTAGGTTCAGTCCAAGTTCCCTAGCCCTGCTGTTCCCATGGTTCACTCTGCCCAGCTCTACCTGTAGCGGGGGTCAGTGACCACCATCTTCATGGCTTGTTCCCATGAAGCATTGGAGGGGACGGCCTGGAATCAAGCAGGCAGTTGATTAAGAGTTGCAGGCTTCCACAACCTGCCCCAACCCTTGCCATTCAGTCATTACCTTGTCCCTTAGCAATTCCTTGAATGCCTGCTTTGCCTTTTCTCGATTGCTCCAGCTGAAGCTTGACCTCTCTGACTCGAGCTTTGGCTCTTCCTCCTCTGGCCGCCTACCAGCACTAGGAGTCGCATAAGATTCAGCCAAAGTGTCCTCATCATCCCCTGCCCCCCAGGGACCCCTGGCATCCAGGTACTCATCTAGGTCCCTGGCAGAGGTACCAAGGCTGAGGATGCTGGACACAGAAGGCAGAGGGCTGCAGACACAACTCAGGGAACTCAGACACTTAGGTGCTGTGGCCTTTACCTGCTAGTGCTCTCCTCCTGATGTAGCCCCTGATCTAGAGGCTGGGCAGGTTCTGACAGCTCAGAGTCTTCATGCCCACCTGGCTCAGGTTCTATGAGGCCTGTAGGGACTGGGGTTGGTCCAGGAGTAGCAGGAGGTGGCTCAGGCTGTACTTGTGGCTGCTGCTTCCTGCAATGACCCCAGCAGAGAGTAGAGCAGGAGTACGAGACAGTCATGAGGTCAAGGGCTGGGCAAGACCAAGGGCTGGAAATGGACTGTCCTGAAGTAATGTAGGGAGCTCCCTTCACACATACAGAGGTGGGGGGCTCGTTCATACCCAAAGCTCCCACCAAGCCCACTAAGCCCTCAGGATAGGTGGCCTCACTCACCCTGCAGCCTCCTGTTTGACCAAAGCTGCAATTAGGGAAGAGAGTTTGTGAGTCAGAGCACAGAGAGGGCAGGGGCTCCTGGTGCCCCCTACACCAGAGCCCCCAACCCAGCCCCCACCCTGCCCCTCAGACCCCTCACCCTCCAGTTCCTCCAGGTCCTTAGGCCGGGTCCACCGGGACTCCTTACTCTGGTTGTTGTAGTAGTAGGGTTTGCCAGTGTCTGCCTTGTACTCTTTCCAGGGGCACTGGGCCAACAGCAACTGTGAGAGTACAGTAGGAATTACTCCAGAGTACTAGGATGGTACTTGTCATCAGTGGGGACATGGAGTGACTATCAGAAAAGGGCCAGGTTCAGAGAGCAGATTTCCTCCCTCGTGGTCACACtgaagacttgaattcatatatGCATGCTCACGGTAAAGGAGGTGTGTGTATTCGGAGAGCTAAGGATACCCACACGTACTAATGGGCATAGGTGATTAAAACACAGAAGCTGAGACAAGCATGAAGATCAGAGATGCACAGGGGGCAGGGTTGTGGTGGTAGCCAAGGAGTCAAGGATCCTTCACCTCAGCTTTGGACTTGAGTATGCTAGGCTTCTCCCACACAGACTGCTTATCATCAGCATTGTAGTAGTAGATTCGCCCATCAGGAGCCACGTGTTCACTCCACAAGACCCTCTGGGAAGCAGAAAATTTCTTTTCAGGCTCTATTCCCAAAGCCcaccttttcccatttttagaCTTCTCTCCTTCAATCCTTCCTGGTGCACTCACCGTAGGGTCTGCTCCAGCCACAACAGCtggaaaagaagttaaaagaaaTATCTTAAGGCCAAGCTCCAATCCTGGCCCGAAACCCCCCAGATACCTGGTTTCCCATCATCCCACCCCTACCAATGCCACCCTGGCCCAATCAACACCCCAAGTTCCCTGACACCCCAACAGGCATGATCCACGGCAGGTTCCAGACCACCGTCCCCCTCCCCTGTGCCCCCAACCTCCGAGCCTGGGGGGGCCAAGCCCCCAGAAGACTCACAGCTGGCGGTGTCCACACCTGGGGCCGTCTGCcgaagaaagagggggaagggtCGGGGCCAAGCCCAGTGGTCCCCAGGACCCTGGGTCCTGGGGGAAGGGGAAGCGGGCCAGGCCAAGACCCAGGTGTCTTGGCTCTTAAGTGTTTGTTCTCCTTAACTGGTTCCCCCCACCCTTCCATAGCTGGAACCTTGGGATACCAGGGGCAAATCCCACAGctgcttctttcttctctttccttggaCAGAAGTGCTTTGATCAAATCCCATGTCTCATTTACCCTATATCCAGCCCTAGTAGCTTGACTTCCCAATACCATACTGAGAGGCACCAAAAGAATGAGTAGACTGCAGTCAGATAATGCCACCTCCTTTAGTGGCATTAAGATGTACCCAAGTGAGTGTGAATGTGAAAAGCAAAATCTATTAAGTATGTATGCACATTTTGGTGAAGTAGGAGAGCAGAAGAAAATCTGTGACTTCAGGGTGTGATGGGGAATTGATGGAAGTCAGTTTGCAGCTAGGAAGGATACATGAGATGCCTGAGGGAGTGTTGATGAATTAGGAATAGATTATAgttagaaaagggaagagaggtaAAGAACAGAGAGATAGTGAGGGGAATTACCCCTTGCTTTGGGTCAGACCCACAAGGCTGCAGGACAAAGTTCAGATGCCTAGGGGGCCCCCAACGCTTACCGCTGCAGTGACAGGCACCGCGGGCATCAGCATCCCTGGCATCATGGGTGGTACCATCCCTGGTATCTAAGCATAAACAAGGCAAGAACCAGCCACAGATGTCAGGGTAGAAATGGTCTGGGTCCCAAATGAAGCAGTGGGGCAGGGAACTTAGAACATTTGGCATAGGAAGTCTTGGTCCTTGGGCTTTTAGCCCAAGCTGGTAGTTCTCTCACTCAGCACTAGAAACTGCACAGGTGTGCCCCACTCCCTCCCAATTCCCAAGATGCTTTTGTCTTCCAGTGTTCCCTAAAGAACACCAGTGCCTACTGTCCATACCCTAAGAGTTATTCCTAGAAAAAGCCACCCCCCCAACCCACAAAGTTCTAAGTGCCTGAGTCTATTCAATTTCCAATATAGACTAATTTTCTTTAGATTCATAAATCTAGGGTTATGGCTCCTTCTGCCTTTCCCCCTTTTACATCCCCACCAATGGGTATAAGAACACCTCTCTGTAGCTTCCCTAGGATGAAAGGAGAGGAGTGTTACCTGTGTAATTGGTGGTGGCCCCCCCATTGGTGGGAGCATCGGGGGCATCATGCCAGGGGGGATGGGAGGGATGGCAGGTGGTCTCTGGTTCATGGGAGGCAGCCCCATTggggggaagggtggagggatCCCTGGAGGGGGCATCTGGAAATGAGGGGAAGGGGCACTGAGCAGAGGAGGTATTAGCCTAGATGACCATTTGCTCCCATCTTCAGGGTCAGATAGGACAGATAGTAATCTGGATGCCAATCCCAAATTCAGAATACTTGTGAATGATAGCACCCTCCCTCTTCTTGGCCTGAAAGGTCACCACTGACAATCCCCAGAAAGGGGAACCTTGAGATTAACATAAAATCTTGCTGGAGTAAAAGGCTAATCATTCTGGGGCCAGGACTGGAATTTCAAAATCCTGATATAATAAACACTGCAGCCTCTCAGTCAGCATGGGGAAATGAAGTAAATCTGTGGGGAAAACTAAGCCATAGGGGTGGTCTACTTTTAAGATCCTCTTCCCCAAACAGAACCCCtgagaaatggagaaaagtaaGAACTGGTAACCAGTTTCTCTTAATCATCTGCCTACCTCCCATCCCCTCAGGTCTGATTCGGTGACAACTTCAGGTGTTATGCCAACACGTaatgaatgagagaaaagaatagaaagctaagctcccttctttctcctgaaTGGCCTTGGATCTGGTCACCCTTACACCCAAACAATGTCCCTTTATCCAATATATATTTAGAATGAGGACCTCTtcctcatctttcctttccccctatccCCAGTGCATCCCTTGGA contains these protein-coding regions:
- the PRPF40B gene encoding pre-mRNA-processing factor 40 homolog B isoform X5, with the protein product MMPPPFMPPPGIPPPFPPMGLPPMNQRPPAIPPIPPGMMPPMLPPMGGPPPITQIPGMVPPMMPGMLMPAVPVTAATAPGVDTASSVVAGADPTRVLWSEHVAPDGRIYYYNADDKQSVWEKPSILKSKAELLLAQCPWKEYKADTGKPYYYNNQSKESRWTRPKDLEELEALVKQEAAGKQQPQVQPEPPPATPGPTPVPTGLIEPEPGGHEDSELSEPAQPLDQGLHQEESTSSAGRRPEEEEPKLESERSSFSWSNREKAKQAFKELLRDKAVPSNASWEQAMKMVVTDPRYSALPKLSEKKQAFNAYKAQREKEEKEEARLRAKEAKQTLQHFLEQHDRMSSTTRYRRAEQTFGELEVWAVVPERDRKEIYDDVLFFLAKKEKEQAKQLRRRNIQALKSILDGMSSVSFQTTWSQAQQHLMDNPSFAQDHQLQNMDKEDALICFEEHIRALEREEEEERERARLRERRQHRKNREAFQTFLDELHETGQLHSMSTWMELYPAVSTDARFANMLGQPGSTPLDLFKFYVEDLKARFHDEKKIIKDILKDRGFSVEVNTAFEDFAHVISFDKRAAALDAGNIKLTFNSLLEKAEAREREREKEEARRLRRREAAFRSMLRQAAPALEPGTSWEEVRERFVCDSAFEQITLESERIRLFREFLQSECQHFHIKGRKHGKKGKKHHRKRSHSPSGSESEDDEQPPLLRPSKRRKWNPSESGSEPSSSLDSAESGGGPFGSRGSPSSRPALGSDHGFRKSKKPKKKGKKKRHKSNSPESEIEREKEKGGKEMEEKERERDKEREPRRPEPRNRSPGLGLKKEKTGWDTSESELSEGELERRRRTLLQQLDDQQ
- the PRPF40B gene encoding pre-mRNA-processing factor 40 homolog B isoform X2: MSVPDSGPRPLATPAPFPPGPPMMPPPFMPPPGIPPPFPPMGLPPMNQRPPAIPPIPPGMMPPMLPPMGGPPPITQIPGMVPPMMPGMLMPAVPVTAATAPGVDTASSVVAGADPTRVLWSEHVAPDGRIYYYNADDKQSVWEKPSILKSKAELLLAQCPWKEYKADTGKPYYYNNQSKESRWTRPKDLEELEALVKQEAAGKQQPQVQPEPPPATPGPTPVPTGLIEPEPGGHEDSELSEPAQPLDQGLHQEESTSSAGRRPEEEEPKLESERSSFSWSNREKAKQAFKELLRDKAVPSNASWEQAMKMVVTDPRYSALPKLSEKKQAFNAYKAQREKEEKEEARLRAKEAKQTLQHFLEQHDRMSSTTRYRRAEQTFGELEVWAVVPERDRKEIYDDVLFFLAKKEKEQAKQLRRRNIQALKSILDGMSSVSFQTTWSQAQQHLMDNPSFAQDHQLQNMDKEDALICFEEHIRALEREEEEERERARLRERRQHRKNREAFQTFLDELHETGQLHSMSTWMELYPAVSTDARFANMLGQPGSTPLDLFKFYVEDLKARFHDEKKIIKDILKDRGFSVEVNTAFEDFAHVISFDKRAAALDAGNIKLTFNSLLEKAEAREREREKEEARRLRRREAAFRSMLRQAAPALEPGTSWEEVRERFVCDSAFEQITLESERIRLFREFLQSECQHFHIKGRKHGKKGKKHHRKRSHSPSGSESEDDEQPPLLRPSKRRKWNPSESGSEPSSSLDSAESGGGPFGSRGSPSSRPALGSDHGFRKSKKPKKKGKKKRHKSNSPESEIEREKEKGGKEMEEKERERDKEREPRRPEPRNRSPGLGLKKEKTGWDTSESELSEGELERRRRTLLQQLDDQQ
- the PRPF40B gene encoding pre-mRNA-processing factor 40 homolog B isoform X4; protein product: MSVPDSGPRPLATPAPFPPGPPMMPPPFMPPPGIPPPFPPMGLPPMNQRPPAIPPIPPGMMPPMLPPMGGPPPITQIPGMVPPMMPGMLMPAVPVTAATAPGVDTASSVVAGADPTRVLWSEHVAPDGRIYYYNADDKQSVWEKPSILKSKAELLLAQCPWKEYKADTGKPYYYNNQTLVKQEAAGKQQPQVQPEPPPATPGPTPVPTGLIEPEPGGHEDSELSEPAQPLDQGLHQEESTSSAGRRPEEEEPKLESERSSFSWSNREKAKQAFKELLRDKAVPSNASWEQAMKMVVTDPRYSALPKLSEKKQAFNAYKAQREKEEKEEARLRAKEAKQTLQHFLEQHDRMSSTTRYRRAEQTFGELEVWAVVPERDRKEIYDDVLFFLAKKEKEQAKQLRRRNIQALKSILDGMSSVSFQTTWSQAQQHLMDNPSFAQDHQLQNMDKEDALICFEEHIRALEREEEEERERARLRERRQHRKNREAFQTFLDELHETGQLHSMSTWMELYPAVSTDARFANMLGQPGSTPLDLFKFYVEDLKARFHDEKKIIKDILKDRGFSVEVNTAFEDFAHVISFDKRAAALDAGNIKLTFNSLLEKAEAREREREKEEARRLRRREAAFRSMLRQAAPALEPGTSWEEVRERFVCDSAFEQITLESERIRLFREFLQSECQHFHIKGRKHGKKGKKHHRKRSHSPSGSESEDDEQPPLLRPSKRRKWNPSESGSEPSSSLDSAESGGGPFGSRGSPSSRPALGSDHGFRKSKKPKKKGKKKRHKSNSPESEIEREKEKGGKEMEEKERERDKEREPRRPEPRNRSPGLGLKKEKTGWDTSESELSEGELERRRRTLLQQLDDQQ